The segment TCACCTGTAAATATGTCTCAGTCCACAAGTGTAGATCCGCTAGAGTTGACTAGACAGCTAATGGCCGAAGGACAGTTGTTGGGGTTAGAAGGAGCCGAGTTACGTGCATTTGTTCTTGATCAGAAAGAGAAGCAACAAACTCTTGATCGCGAAGAACGAGAACGCGATGCTGAACGACAAGAACGTGACGCTGAACGACAATTCCAACTGGAACAGTTGAAAATCCAGAACGCCAACCAAGAGggcaacaggaacaacaactcACCAGGACGTATACGCgaagatgatggtttcaagccCAAGATTCCTTTTCTAGACGACCGTGATGACATCGAGAGTTGGTTCCATCAGTTCGAGCATTATGCTCGAGACTGTAACCTGAGTGATGCAGCAAAAGCTTCACGTGTAGTGTACTTTCTGAAGGGTAAGGCGAGAGTCATCTTCTCAAAGCTGAACGAGGAAGACGCTAATGACTACGACACTCTCAAACACGCTTTGTATGAGGGCTTCCAACTCACTAGCGAAGATTATAGAAAGAAGTTTCGCCAAACCAAGAAAAGCGCCACTGACACGTATAAAGAGCACATCACGAAGCTAGAACGGTATCTAGACAAATGGGTGGAATTAGCAGAATGCGACCAAGATGTAAAAGATCTCAAAGATTTGTTGGTCCGTGAGCAGGTGTTAGACACCCTTCCTCCTGACCTCGCCGTTCACATTAGGGATAGAGACCCTAAGAGCGCCAAAGAGATTGGGATGATAGCCAACACATATCAACAATCTAGATCGAACGTCAAAACTTCATCAACGTACGTCAAGCCTGAAAAACGTCGTTCTccccaagaagaaacaagaatagCTGCTCCATCAACAAAACCCGCAAATCAAACTCTAAAGGCAAAGTTGAGTGAcgccgagagagagaaactgcgaGCATCTggatgttgtttcatttgtaaATTGCAAGGGCATGTCTCTCGTTTTTGTCCAAACAAGAGAGACACAGCAGGTGCAGTTTCATCGAAGAAAgatacacttgagacaccgATCCTCTTAGAAAAACTTTGCGGAAATTGCAAGGAAAAGAAATGTGCCGAAGTGGTACCAGTGAAGCTGAATGGAACAATTGTCAACGCTTTGAGAGACACTGGATGTACTGGTATCATTGTCAGCAAAAAGTTTGTGCCAAAGGAGGCATATTCAGCGAAAATGAAGGAGACTACTCTGGCAGAGAAAGACTCCAAGAAGATGTACCACACCGCCGTGGTGCACATCGATTCACCCTACTTTGACTCCGAGACAGAAGTAACGGTGATGGACGACCCAATTTACCCTGTCCTCATAGGTAAATGGTATGGACTAGGTAAAGAGAAGAAATTGACTCCCACATATCCTGTTCGAGACCCAGCATGGTACCCTGGGACAGCAGCTGCTGTTACCACGAGAGCACAAGCGACAGAGGACGCCCAGAAACCAAGCTGCAGCCACAAACAGGGAgtcaaggaagaagaaagactgTATTCGCCAGCTGATCTGAAGAGAGAACAGGCAAGTGACCCTTCGTTGAAGACCATCAGGCAATTTGCCAACTCTCCAGAAGGGATCAATGGGATACGGTATTCatacaagaaagaaatcctGTATAGAACAACGAAAGATCGCCACGGAAACGACCGTTCACTAGTAATCGTTCCGAAGAAACTCAGGAACAAAGTTCTTTCATTTGGTCACGATCACCCCATGGCAGGACACTTAGGTCAAAGAAAAACATCTGACCGAATTAGAGCAGAATTCTGGTGGCCAGGGTGTGCAGGAGACATTCGTAGGTATTGCTTGTCCTGTGATACATGCCAAAGAACTGCACCGAAAAGTCAGACGAAGAAAGTCCCTCTGGGAAGGATGCCACCCATCAGTTCAGTTTTCAAGAGAGTTGCGGTGGATATCATCGGCCCGGTCAAACCTATGTCGGAGAGCAAGAAACAATACATCTTGGTATCTGTTGACTACGCTACCCGATACCCCGAAGCCGTAGCCCTGAAAAACATCCAAGCAGACACCGTAGCTGAAGCTCTCTGGGAGATGTGGACTAGATTGGGAATCCCAGATGAAGTGATAACGGACCAAGGCACACAGTTCACCAGCCACCTGATGAAAGAAGTGAACGACTTTCTCAGCATCAAACACCATATGACTGCACCGTTTCACCCTCAAGCGAATGGTTTGGTCGAAAGGTTCAACTCCACactgaagagcatgctgaaaaagTTAGCGATCGATCAACCGAGGGAATGGGACACGTTTATCCCGCCCTCCTGTTCGCATACAGAGAAGCTCCACAAGAAAGCATGGGATTTTCGCCGTTTGAGCTGCTGTATGGGAGATCTGTCAAAGGACCCATGCAAGTGCTGCGCCAAACATGGACCAAAGAAGAAATCTCAGGGGAGCAGAAGACTACAGCGGAATACGTAGTCAACCTCAGGAACAGAATAGAAGAAACGTGCAACGTAGCACGTGAGAACCTGAAGAaagcggccagcaagcaagccCATTTCTTCAACAAGAAAACGAAACCAAGGACGCTAGAAGTCGGAAAACGTGTTCTACTTCTACGCCCTGTGAAGAACAACAAGCTGGAACTTACATGGTCAGGTCCCTACAAGGTTGTGGAAAAGTTGAATGAATTCGACTACAAGATCCAAGTTGGCAGAAGAACACGGATCTACCACATCAACCTCATCAAAGAGTACCAAGAACGGGAATTGAGTTCTGCCACTCCCAATCCCAGTTCATCTGCCCAAGCGAGTGTTCCTGCTtcaaacgaagaagaaagtgaCGAAGAAGACGGAGGAGAAGAGGTCGTGGCTGTTGTCATGGAAGAGGACAACACGATGGACGATGACATCTTCAAGTATGACACTCAGAAGATGTTACCCCTCCTAGAAACTCAAAGAACCGAAAATGTGAAGAACATCCATTTCGACGAGAAATTGGACGAGGCAAAGGTCAAGGAGGCGAAGATGATCTGTGAAGAATTTGAAGAGTTCCTAACAGATGTTCCAAAGACGACGAACCTGGAAAAATGTTCCATTGAAGTGACAGAGAAGAAACCAGTCTTTGTGAAACCCCGACCCATACCTCACGCCAAGGTAGAAACTGCCGAAAAGGAAATTGAAGAAATGCTGAAACCGCATGTCATCGAACCTGCAAAATGCAGCCATACGAGTTCACCGTACGTGTTATCCCCGGGAAGGACAACCACTGTGCAGATTATATGAGCAGAGCGTCGTACGATGAATAATTATCTACGTGGGATAGGATAATTATCTTGATCCATGGGGTTATGTGACGAATGTAATTCgtgtatcgactccctctctcatattaatcgagacttcactagttgcgtacacaaaacgaggttaagtgaccgagactacgtcatgacgacactgtatacatatgacgtcaacgctcgcgccatTATTCCAAAACTAGTGCAGCGTACAAGGCAAGAATTTGTTTGtcttcatggaaagaaatttaaacgaagaaagcaaaaggaaacagcgtgcattcgtattaattcgtgaatatgtacatgaatgatattcagttgaggttgctgggatgcaatgctctgaccgtttcactgactccaagatggcagcaGTCAATGAAGCCACGTAGATTGCACTAGCATATgtttcaccttccgtggacggatttccacatttttgcgatctccaaaggtccactaaccgcaggtaaaacacgctaatacattttaacattattgattcacaggaaaacacaggtattgttcatttttccatgtgtttgtgtcagtctgtgaactcttgtttctgtgtttgttttagagaaacaaattgaatgatatcgatggaaatcatacttgataataacagatagtgcacgtgtgtgttgcagaaggtgcaagtgtacaggggtgtacaatgcttgtgtaaatgatgtcgtgtgaacactgtgggaagggcaacgtcagcggtaaccacggaaggaaccaccaacgtCCCCAAGTGTCACCCAGATCGAGTTTATTGTGATGAGTAGactactttatattttgtgaacattaacacaccttcatgtcttcatttgtgtaaaccgaaatacattttcaacgagaagaagaagtacgttcCGCTCTTCGATGCTAAACGTCgacgcaacaagaagaagaaagacaatgttgttacgtgtgtgtgaaatcacaccagcgaaatcataatctataaaactttcatttgaagattctaagagaaagggattgatgtctgcaagaatgatcatgtgcatgtttttgaaagtacagaattattaaatttcttattacttctttgcacttgtctctgTTAAACACTGATCAGCCCTAGAACGAGAAGAAGACGTCACAAAAGGGATAAGCCCCATCACATAGGGCTGTCGCCACTCCAGTGTTAATGGCAATAAGAAAAGCACGTCTCCATATCCCTCTTTTCCACAGGTGTATTGTGAGCCCAGTGCACACCCGTTTCAACCCTGTGCACGGATTTTGACGGATTAGCTCGTAGACGCCGCCTGAATGTTGCCAATTAGGCCAGGTAATGCTTGAACTGCGGTTCACCTTGACTACTTTCAGGCTTCCTTTTCTACTCTCTGTTCCAATgtaaaggctttttttttttttaagggaaACGAGCTATTTGTGTATGGCAAAACACGTACGGCCGTGGATTTTCTTGCGAGGGGTTATAAGCTTacttatttctttttttgtcctcgaaaaaaaagaagaaattctgCCCGtgaattatttttcttttttctgtctgtaaagccgggggaagttaattgtttttttaattgtcacAGTATGCAAAAggtcttccttctaaccatactatatattatatgatgtcgggagcagatatcagtgaagataaattgc is part of the Littorina saxatilis isolate snail1 linkage group LG15, US_GU_Lsax_2.0, whole genome shotgun sequence genome and harbors:
- the LOC138947986 gene encoding uncharacterized protein; its protein translation is MSDDSSPAHNFRKSTIAAQLARKQPADKSLPIVTTDKKGRKTLTVGNDREEVIDSLPIPADEEESVHLSLQVDSNRNDEEVDPQACTDVSPVNMSQSTSVDPLELTRQLMAEGQLLGLEGAELRAFVLDQKEKQQTLDREERERDAERQERDAERQFQLEQLKIQNANQEGNRNNNSPGRIREDDGFKPKIPFLDDRDDIESWFHQFEHYARDCNLSDAAKASRVVYFLKGKARVIFSKLNEEDANDYDTLKHALYEGFQLTSEDYRKKFRQTKKSATDTYKEHITKLERYLDKWVELAECDQDVKDLKDLLVREQVLDTLPPDLAVHIRDRDPKSAKEIGMIANTYQQSRSNVKTSSTYVKPEKRRSPQEETRIAAPSTKPANQTLKAKLSDAEREKLRASGCCFICKLQGHVSRFCPNKRDTAGAVSSKKDTLETPILLEKLCGNCKEKKCAEVVPVKLNGTIVNALRDTGCTGIIVSKKFVPKEAYSAKMKETTLAEKDSKKMYHTAVVHIDSPYFDSETEVTVMDDPIYPVLIGKWYGLGKEKKLTPTYPVRDPAWYPGTAAAVTTRAQATEDAQKPSCSHKQGVKEEERLYSPADLKREQASDPSLKTIRQFANSPEGINGIRYSYKKEILYRTTKDRHGNDRSLVIVPKKLRNKVLSFGHDHPMAGHLGQRKTSDRIRAEFWWPGCAGDIRRYCLSCDTCQRTAPKSQTKKVPLGRMPPISSVFKRVAVDIIGPVKPMSESKKQYILVSVDYATRYPEAVALKNIQADTVAEALWEMWTRLGIPDEVITDQGTQFTSHLMKEVNDFLSIKHHMTAPFHPQANGLVERFNSTLKSMLKKEAPQESMGFSPFELLYGRSVKGPMQVLRQTWTKEEISGEQKTTAEYVVNLRNRIEETCNVARENLKKAASKQAHFFNKKTKPRTLEVGKRVLLLRPVKNNKLELTWSGPYKVVEKLNEFDYKIQVGRRTRIYHINLIKEYQERELSSATPNPSSSAQASVPASNEEESDEEDGGEEVVAVVMEEDNTMDDDIFKYDTQKMLPLLETQRTENVKNIHFDEKLDEAKVKEAKMICEEFEEFLTDVPKTTNLEKCSIEVTEKKPVFVKPRPIPHAKVETAEKEIEEMLKPHVIEPAKCSHTSSPYVLSPGRTTTVQII